The Acidobacteriota bacterium genome includes a region encoding these proteins:
- a CDS encoding CRTAC1 family protein: MPARGLASMVLLVAPVAAAAAADDFSHSCQQLQDGSNPYFGTRLADELRAELSSTGSNPETLAQLGSELLRLGDTEGAIQYLSAATRAIAASPDVRPTVPEWNLALAHLQRAEDLNCVHHTGAMATADDPVADRAQDRPVRRSADSCILPLVPSAVHARPEHARAAGDLFLAMLQEGRPGGTWRHRARWLLNVTRRLTGDFPEGVPDHLRIDESVFVSARFAGGRWRNLGPELGIDALDLAGGAVVDDFDGDGVLDMVTSTWDPCGPLRAFRGDGRGGFEDTGEAWGLSAQLGGLNLIHADYDGDGRLDLLVLRGAWLLEEGRIRNSLLRNELDGDGGRFVDTTRAAGLAEPAYPTQAAAWGDYDGDGDLDLYVGNEASEAHEYPSQLFRNLGDGTFEDVAATAGVSNLRYAKGVAWGDVDNDGDLDLYVSNFGANRLYVNDGGLFLDVAIPAGVTEPERESFATWFFDYDNDGDLDLFVGDYRDQATEVVASYMGSDPGVGQPLLYRNDCGTEPGCNGRLRMTEVSRALGIRRPALPMGANYGDLDNDGWLDFYLGTGEPDLASLMPNVMYRYNGRRFEEVTFAGGFGHLQKGHGVAFGDLDRDGDMDLLHQLGGFYPTDTFGNALFENPGSDNAWITLRFAGAGNAGSGANRFGVGSRVALSVDGPGGKRTIHRLVGSGGSFGGNSMQLEVGLGDATRIDEIRVRWAGSGTVQVFEDVEPRASYRASERVESLERVEEDSFRLGGDG, encoded by the coding sequence ATGCCGGCCCGCGGGCTCGCCAGTATGGTCCTGCTCGTAGCGCCAGTCGCCGCTGCCGCGGCCGCCGACGACTTCTCACACTCCTGTCAGCAGCTGCAGGACGGCTCGAACCCGTACTTCGGCACCAGGCTCGCCGACGAGCTTCGAGCCGAGTTGTCCTCGACCGGTTCCAACCCCGAGACCCTGGCCCAGCTCGGTAGCGAGCTGCTTCGGCTCGGTGACACCGAGGGAGCGATCCAGTACCTGTCCGCGGCGACGAGGGCGATCGCTGCTTCACCCGACGTCCGACCGACCGTCCCCGAATGGAACCTGGCCCTGGCGCATCTCCAGCGGGCTGAGGATCTGAACTGCGTCCATCACACAGGCGCCATGGCGACGGCGGACGACCCGGTCGCGGACCGGGCTCAGGACCGCCCCGTCCGCCGTTCGGCCGACAGCTGCATCCTGCCGCTTGTCCCCTCCGCGGTCCACGCCCGCCCCGAACACGCCCGCGCCGCGGGCGACCTGTTCCTGGCCATGCTGCAGGAAGGGCGGCCAGGCGGTACCTGGAGGCACCGGGCGAGGTGGCTGCTCAACGTCACGAGACGGCTGACCGGCGACTTCCCCGAGGGCGTGCCCGACCACCTCCGCATCGACGAGAGCGTCTTCGTCTCCGCTCGGTTCGCGGGCGGGCGCTGGCGCAATCTCGGACCGGAACTCGGAATCGACGCTCTCGATCTTGCGGGCGGCGCCGTCGTCGACGACTTCGACGGCGACGGCGTTCTCGACATGGTTACTTCCACGTGGGACCCATGCGGCCCTCTCCGAGCGTTTCGAGGCGACGGCCGCGGAGGTTTCGAGGACACGGGCGAAGCCTGGGGCCTCAGCGCTCAGCTCGGTGGCCTGAACCTGATCCACGCCGACTACGACGGTGACGGCCGCCTCGACCTGCTCGTCCTGCGCGGCGCCTGGTTGCTGGAGGAGGGCCGCATCCGCAACTCGCTCCTGCGCAACGAACTCGACGGCGACGGCGGGCGCTTCGTCGACACCACCAGGGCCGCCGGTCTGGCCGAACCTGCGTATCCGACCCAGGCCGCCGCCTGGGGCGACTACGACGGCGACGGCGACCTGGACCTCTATGTCGGCAACGAAGCGAGTGAGGCCCACGAGTACCCGTCGCAACTGTTCCGCAACCTAGGCGACGGCACGTTCGAGGACGTGGCGGCCACTGCGGGGGTGAGCAACCTGCGCTACGCAAAGGGCGTCGCCTGGGGCGACGTGGACAACGACGGCGACCTCGACCTCTACGTCTCGAACTTCGGCGCCAACCGGCTCTACGTGAACGACGGCGGCCTGTTCCTGGACGTCGCGATCCCCGCGGGCGTCACCGAGCCGGAGCGGGAGAGCTTCGCCACCTGGTTCTTCGACTACGACAACGACGGCGACCTCGATCTCTTCGTCGGTGACTATCGCGACCAGGCGACCGAAGTCGTGGCCTCCTACATGGGGTCGGATCCCGGAGTGGGCCAGCCGCTGCTCTACCGCAACGACTGCGGAACAGAGCCAGGCTGCAACGGCAGGTTGCGGATGACCGAAGTGTCGCGCGCACTGGGCATCCGCCGGCCGGCTCTGCCAATGGGAGCGAACTACGGCGATCTGGACAACGACGGATGGCTCGACTTCTATCTCGGCACCGGCGAACCGGACCTCGCCAGCCTGATGCCGAACGTCATGTACCGCTACAACGGCCGGCGCTTCGAGGAGGTCACCTTCGCCGGCGGCTTCGGCCACCTCCAGAAGGGCCACGGCGTCGCCTTCGGCGACCTGGACCGCGACGGAGACATGGACCTCCTCCATCAGCTCGGCGGCTTCTACCCGACCGACACGTTCGGCAACGCGCTGTTCGAGAATCCGGGCAGCGACAACGCCTGGATCACCCTGCGCTTCGCGGGCGCCGGCAACGCGGGCTCGGGCGCCAACCGCTTCGGCGTCGGTTCGCGGGTCGCCCTCTCCGTCGACGGTCCGGGCGGCAAACGCACGATCCATCGTCTGGTCGGCTCGGGCGGCTCCTTCGGTGGCAACAGCATGCAGCTCGAAGTGGGTCTGGGAGACGCAACGAGGATCGACGAGATCCGCGTCCGATGGGCCGGTAGCGGCACGGTGCAGGTCTTCGAAGACGTCGAACCGCGAGCGTCGTACCGGGCCAGCGAGCGGGTGGAGAGTCTCGAACGCGTCGAGGAGGATTCCTTCCGCCTCGGCGGCGACGGATGA
- a CDS encoding tetratricopeptide repeat protein yields the protein MTRRTKPRRASPWAWVLLTLAAAGFGAQTEIAGRLVPVPEVDLRGVDEAVRTQIAEQRQLLDDALAAGSPTAENADRLGRLFGEAGQLYLVYDLLPPARACLANAAELHPQNFRWRYLLGSAAEHLGQLEEAAASYEQARALEPDDPATAIRLGRVHLELGQGEPARIHYERALNLPGARAAAHFGLGRLAAETDDPAAALEHFQAALREQPRANALHYHIALAHRALGNDDASRAAMELRGEAPVAFADPIAAEIKESATGIGAQLLLGRVALAANAFETAEQRFREAVEDHPRSAVARRSLAAALEQMGRRAEAAMWYQEALNLSPDDAALYFHTGRLYNQEGRFQAAAERLRRAVELEPSFGPAWVELARSLGETGEHLEAAEALTQALELAPGDQNLRFHRASNYRLGGRRELALREFEALLADFGLNREIVMQLGRIEQELGRPASAARRFEQLIRAGGDPGLLSAAHFELGNIRTQQERYEEAIPHYQRAIVGNPTSKEAYLNLGTALGRLGMFTEAALAARRALELDPSDTRARAAEVTALLLAGEDARVRLMLEQTLDLPDQGGSGFFALLLAELLAASEDDSVRDGAMALTLATDLFQRAQTPAHGALVALAYAATGDFEQAVAWQQRLIDNLERAGASEALPAARERLAAYQAGRPVRAPWRR from the coding sequence ATGACCAGGCGGACCAAACCACGGCGAGCGAGCCCCTGGGCCTGGGTTCTGCTGACGCTCGCGGCGGCGGGTTTCGGCGCGCAGACCGAGATTGCCGGCCGGCTCGTGCCGGTACCCGAAGTCGATCTTCGCGGTGTTGACGAAGCGGTCCGCACGCAGATCGCCGAGCAACGCCAGTTGCTCGACGACGCCCTGGCGGCGGGATCGCCAACCGCGGAAAACGCCGATCGACTGGGGCGGCTGTTCGGCGAAGCCGGTCAGCTCTACCTCGTGTACGACCTCCTGCCGCCGGCGAGAGCCTGTCTGGCGAACGCCGCGGAACTGCATCCGCAGAACTTTCGTTGGCGCTACCTCCTCGGCAGCGCGGCCGAGCACCTGGGACAACTCGAGGAAGCGGCCGCCTCCTACGAACAGGCCAGAGCACTTGAACCGGACGACCCGGCGACCGCCATCCGCCTCGGCCGGGTCCATCTCGAGTTGGGACAAGGCGAGCCGGCACGAATCCACTACGAGCGCGCGCTGAACCTGCCCGGGGCGAGAGCGGCGGCGCACTTTGGCCTCGGACGTCTCGCCGCGGAAACGGATGACCCGGCCGCGGCACTCGAACACTTCCAGGCCGCGTTGCGGGAACAACCCCGGGCGAACGCGCTTCACTACCACATTGCCCTCGCCCACCGCGCCCTGGGTAACGACGACGCCTCGCGCGCGGCGATGGAACTCCGCGGTGAGGCGCCAGTCGCCTTCGCCGATCCAATCGCCGCGGAGATCAAGGAGTCAGCCACGGGAATCGGCGCTCAACTGCTGCTCGGGCGCGTCGCCCTGGCGGCAAACGCCTTCGAAACCGCAGAGCAGCGGTTCCGCGAAGCCGTCGAGGACCATCCCCGGAGCGCTGTTGCCAGAAGGTCCCTCGCTGCGGCCCTGGAGCAGATGGGGCGCCGCGCCGAGGCCGCCATGTGGTACCAGGAGGCACTGAACCTGAGTCCGGACGATGCCGCGCTGTACTTCCACACAGGTCGGCTCTACAACCAGGAAGGCCGATTCCAGGCGGCGGCCGAACGACTCAGGCGAGCCGTCGAGCTCGAACCGTCCTTCGGGCCGGCCTGGGTGGAGCTGGCAAGGAGCCTGGGCGAGACAGGCGAGCATCTCGAAGCCGCCGAGGCCTTGACCCAGGCTCTCGAACTGGCGCCGGGCGACCAGAATCTCCGCTTCCATCGGGCAAGCAACTACCGGCTGGGCGGCCGCCGCGAACTCGCGCTACGGGAGTTCGAAGCGCTCCTGGCCGACTTCGGACTCAATCGCGAGATCGTGATGCAACTCGGACGGATCGAACAGGAACTCGGTCGGCCGGCCTCGGCGGCTCGTCGTTTCGAGCAGCTCATCCGAGCGGGCGGCGATCCCGGCCTGTTGAGCGCCGCCCACTTCGAACTCGGCAACATCCGCACCCAGCAGGAACGCTACGAGGAAGCGATTCCTCACTATCAGCGGGCGATCGTCGGCAACCCAACGTCAAAGGAGGCCTACCTGAACCTGGGTACGGCGCTGGGCCGGCTCGGCATGTTCACCGAGGCGGCCCTCGCCGCCCGCCGTGCGCTCGAACTCGACCCCTCGGACACCAGGGCCCGCGCCGCCGAGGTCACCGCGCTGCTCCTCGCCGGCGAGGATGCCAGGGTCCGCCTGATGCTCGAACAGACCCTGGACCTTCCGGACCAGGGTGGAAGCGGTTTCTTCGCCCTGCTGCTGGCGGAACTCCTGGCCGCCTCCGAGGACGACTCGGTGCGAGACGGCGCGATGGCCCTGACCCTGGCCACCGACCTGTTCCAGCGTGCCCAGACCCCGGCCCACGGGGCGCTGGTCGCGCTCGCCTACGCCGCGACCGGCGACTTCGAACAGGCCGTCGCCTGGCAGCAGCGGCTGATCGACAACTTGGAGCGCGCCGGCGCTTCGGAAGCGCTCCCGGCTGCCCGCGAACGCCTGGCGGCCTACCAGGCGGGGCGTCCGGTGCGGGCGCCGTGGCGGCGCTGA
- a CDS encoding MBL fold metallo-hydrolase, with product MPGLPKGTPVALSGRVLRVTQDNPGMFTGPGTNTYVIGGAGGPVFVLDPGEEDDAHFDAILRALGGREVAAVLISHTHRDHWPLAPRVAEHTGAEIRAFRENPPFTAGPRLKDGDRLSSSGATLVALHTPGHASDHLCFLLEEDRAVFTADLVMGWSTSIIAPPDGNLNQYMTSLERLIELGNDGIDILHPGHGESIKPPLDRIHEIHRHRQQRTDQALDAIAAGVATIPEMVERIYTDVDPKLHGAAAFSLRAHLDALVEEGKVKETEPGRYSQAAEGQDVGDLVKKAGANSGLDSDRAMDLAVQETRRQRGTTDPGKG from the coding sequence ATGCCGGGTCTCCCAAAGGGCACGCCCGTCGCGCTCTCCGGGCGGGTGCTGCGCGTCACCCAGGACAACCCGGGCATGTTCACCGGTCCAGGAACAAACACCTACGTCATCGGCGGCGCCGGCGGCCCGGTCTTCGTGCTCGATCCAGGGGAGGAGGACGACGCCCACTTCGACGCCATCCTGCGCGCCCTCGGCGGCCGTGAGGTCGCCGCCGTCCTGATCAGCCACACCCACCGGGACCACTGGCCCCTGGCGCCCCGCGTCGCCGAGCACACGGGTGCCGAGATCCGCGCCTTCAGGGAGAATCCACCGTTCACCGCGGGCCCCCGCCTCAAGGACGGCGATCGCCTGTCCTCGAGCGGCGCGACGCTGGTAGCCCTCCACACCCCGGGCCACGCCAGCGATCACCTCTGCTTCCTGCTGGAGGAAGACCGCGCCGTCTTCACCGCCGACCTGGTCATGGGCTGGTCAACCTCGATCATCGCCCCGCCCGACGGCAATCTGAACCAGTACATGACCTCCCTCGAGCGGCTGATCGAACTCGGCAATGACGGCATCGACATCCTGCACCCGGGCCACGGCGAGTCGATCAAGCCGCCCCTCGACCGCATCCACGAGATCCACCGCCACCGCCAGCAACGCACCGACCAGGCCCTCGACGCCATCGCCGCCGGCGTCGCCACGATCCCCGAGATGGTCGAACGCATCTACACCGATGTCGACCCCAAACTCCACGGCGCCGCCGCCTTCTCGCTACGGGCACACCTGGATGCGCTGGTCGAAGAGGGCAAGGTGAAGGAGACCGAGCCCGGCCGGTATTCCCAGGCGGCGGAAGGACAAGACGTTGGGGACCTGGTCAAGAAGGCAGGCGCGAACTCGGGGCTCGATTCCGATCGGGCCATGGACTTGGCCGTACAGGAGACGAGACGCCAGCGGGGAACAACAGATCCCGGGAAAGGGTGA
- a CDS encoding 3'(2'),5'-bisphosphate nucleotidase, translating into MEHGGDHLDTENYGRLAAAVQSVRIAGRVTRRLQQSLQGSFVTKEDRSPVTVADYAAQALVSLTLPPGEAIVGEETAEALGAPGGREILDQVAHAVRSELPDVTAADVRAAIDRCSDAGGASGRFWVLDPIDGTKGFLRGDQYAIALGLMEDGAVVGGVLGCPNLPSDTGRGCLFVAARGRGAWELPFDEDRGTARRIGVSAVAASGDAAFCESAEAMHSDRDRHARIALRLGVTAPPVRMDSQCKYGAIARGDASIYLRLPSSRTYREKIWDHAAGFIVVSEAGGAVTDAYGRNLDFSRGRTLDGNRGVVATNGRLHGVVLDAAAAVLPQSPAASPPNPEG; encoded by the coding sequence GTGGAACACGGAGGCGATCACCTGGATACGGAGAACTACGGTCGACTTGCGGCCGCGGTTCAGTCCGTGCGGATCGCGGGCCGGGTCACGCGGCGCCTTCAGCAATCGCTCCAGGGGTCCTTCGTGACCAAGGAGGACCGGTCGCCGGTGACGGTCGCCGACTACGCGGCCCAGGCTCTGGTCAGCCTGACGCTGCCGCCTGGCGAGGCCATCGTCGGCGAGGAGACCGCGGAGGCTCTGGGCGCTCCCGGAGGGAGGGAGATCCTGGACCAGGTCGCCCACGCCGTCCGGTCCGAGTTGCCCGATGTCACCGCCGCCGACGTGCGAGCCGCGATCGACCGCTGCTCGGATGCGGGCGGTGCCAGCGGGAGGTTCTGGGTCCTCGATCCGATCGACGGCACCAAGGGGTTCCTGCGCGGCGACCAGTACGCGATCGCCCTGGGCCTGATGGAGGACGGCGCGGTCGTCGGCGGTGTGCTCGGTTGCCCGAACCTGCCTTCGGACACCGGCCGCGGTTGCCTGTTCGTCGCCGCCCGTGGCCGGGGCGCCTGGGAACTACCGTTCGACGAGGATCGGGGGACGGCGCGGCGGATCGGGGTTTCCGCGGTGGCCGCGTCGGGTGACGCTGCCTTCTGCGAGTCGGCCGAAGCGATGCACTCGGACCGTGATCGGCACGCCAGGATTGCCCTGCGGCTTGGGGTGACGGCCCCTCCCGTGCGCATGGACAGTCAGTGCAAGTACGGGGCGATCGCCCGTGGCGATGCTTCGATCTACCTCCGGTTACCGTCGTCCAGGACCTATCGGGAGAAGATCTGGGACCATGCGGCGGGCTTCATCGTGGTCTCCGAAGCCGGCGGCGCGGTGACGGACGCCTACGGGCGCAACCTCGACTTCAGTCGGGGGCGGACTCTCGACGGGAACCGTGGCGTGGTGGCGACCAACGGCCGCCTTCACGGCGTGGTCCTGGATGCGGCGGCCGCCGTGCTGCCGCAGAGCCCGGCAGCGTCGCCGCCGAATCCGGAAGGTTGA
- a CDS encoding sigma-70 family RNA polymerase sigma factor codes for MTHRQKDEAGLIAEAVAGSERAFQTLVERYQRPVFSLVVRMVRDHGIAEDVTQEVFVKAWMALARYDPRRRFASWLFKIASNAAIDHLRRKKLPTVPIESGDPDAWSVLDRIEDERAEAADTLVKRHELAEALEAAIAALRPEYRLVVLLRFKEELPYRDIAEVTGMPLGTVKTNLRRARREIEQRLRAGGVV; via the coding sequence TTGACGCATCGTCAGAAAGATGAAGCTGGACTCATCGCGGAGGCTGTCGCAGGCTCCGAGCGCGCCTTTCAGACCCTGGTCGAGCGTTACCAGCGCCCCGTCTTCAGCCTGGTCGTGCGCATGGTCCGGGACCACGGCATCGCCGAGGACGTCACCCAGGAGGTCTTCGTCAAAGCCTGGATGGCCCTTGCCCGCTACGACCCCCGGCGGCGCTTCGCGAGCTGGCTGTTCAAGATCGCAAGCAACGCGGCAATCGACCACTTGCGGCGAAAGAAGCTACCCACCGTTCCGATCGAGAGCGGCGACCCCGACGCATGGTCCGTCCTCGACCGGATCGAGGATGAGCGGGCGGAGGCGGCCGACACCCTGGTGAAGCGGCATGAACTGGCCGAGGCCCTCGAGGCAGCCATAGCAGCCCTTAGACCCGAGTACCGGCTGGTCGTGCTGCTCCGTTTCAAGGAGGAACTGCCCTACCGGGACATCGCGGAAGTCACCGGCATGCCGCTCGGAACCGTGAAGACGAACCTTCGCCGGGCCCGCCGCGAGATCGAACAGCGCCTGCGCGCGGGTGGCGTGGTTTGA
- a CDS encoding NUDIX hydrolase, whose product MARMVDQATSPVVARHASTVLLLRDSDRGVEVFMERRHIQSDFVGGAYVFPGGRVDPEDRVDEALCHGLTDREASARLALEEGGLTFYVAAIRECFEEAGVLLAYDRDGQILDFSDPSVEQHFERLRAELNAGERSLLDIAAAEGLTLATDRISYWAHWITPEGQPRRYDTRFFVTRAPRNQTAAHDDHELTSSAWVTAREALGHARRKEWMIIFPTIRNLQKLAQFETAGAAIAAVDAQAEFPVMQPRVLMGRTPDEPARAVLPGDEGYEEAAMRPSAANVKDWQRAFSR is encoded by the coding sequence ATGGCGAGAATGGTTGATCAGGCGACGTCCCCGGTGGTGGCCCGGCACGCCTCGACCGTCCTCCTGTTGCGGGACAGCGACCGCGGGGTGGAAGTGTTCATGGAACGCCGCCACATCCAGTCCGACTTCGTCGGGGGCGCCTACGTCTTCCCGGGCGGTCGCGTCGACCCCGAAGACCGGGTCGACGAAGCGCTGTGCCACGGCCTCACCGACCGCGAGGCCAGCGCCCGGCTCGCGCTCGAAGAGGGCGGCCTGACCTTCTACGTCGCCGCGATCCGCGAGTGCTTCGAGGAGGCCGGCGTGCTGCTGGCCTACGACCGTGACGGGCAGATTCTCGACTTCTCGGACCCGTCGGTCGAGCAGCACTTCGAACGTCTGCGAGCCGAGCTGAACGCGGGCGAACGGTCCCTGCTCGACATTGCCGCCGCCGAGGGGTTGACCCTTGCCACGGACCGCATCAGCTACTGGGCGCACTGGATCACCCCCGAGGGACAGCCGCGGCGCTACGACACCCGCTTCTTCGTCACGCGGGCGCCGCGTAACCAGACCGCCGCCCACGACGACCACGAACTGACGAGTTCCGCCTGGGTCACCGCCCGGGAAGCGCTCGGCCACGCGCGCCGCAAGGAGTGGATGATCATCTTTCCTACCATCCGCAACCTCCAAAAGCTGGCCCAGTTCGAGACCGCCGGCGCCGCCATCGCCGCCGTCGACGCCCAGGCGGAGTTCCCCGTCATGCAGCCCCGCGTGCTGATGGGCCGGACGCCGGACGAACCGGCGCGAGCCGTGCTGCCCGGCGACGAGGGCTACGAGGAAGCGGCTATGCGCCCCTCCGCGGCGAACGTCAAGGACTGGCAGCGGGCGTTCAGCCGCTAG
- the rfbB gene encoding dTDP-glucose 4,6-dehydratase yields MSETLLVCGGAGFIGSNFTAGALADGSCRDSRVVVFDKLTYAGSLLNLEAVEDDPRYRFVHGDIADREAVGRVFTEHRPTAVINFAAESHVDRSIDRPGDFIRTNIVGTFELLEAARIALSGGSAEERAAFRFIHVSTDEVFGSLGDEGRFHEQTPYDPSSPYSASKAAADHLVRAYWRTYGLPAIVTNCSNNYGPYQYPEKLIPVMILNAIEGLPLPIYGEGRNVRDWLHVDDHGAGLLSVLRRGEPGQSYNLGGDEERTNLEVVEAVCAAVEAEVPAERNAALAAKGIGSYRELMTFVEDRPGHDHRYAIDASKVRRELDWRPRHDFETGLRETVRWYLEHREWCEAVALGASRTRMGTQARLTAAT; encoded by the coding sequence GTGAGCGAGACTCTGCTTGTCTGCGGCGGCGCCGGCTTTATCGGCAGCAACTTCACCGCCGGCGCCCTGGCCGACGGTTCGTGTCGGGACAGCCGCGTAGTCGTGTTCGACAAGCTGACCTATGCCGGCAGTCTCCTCAACCTCGAGGCCGTGGAGGACGATCCGCGCTACCGGTTCGTCCATGGCGACATCGCCGATCGCGAGGCCGTCGGGCGAGTCTTCACCGAGCACCGTCCCACCGCGGTCATCAACTTCGCGGCCGAGAGTCACGTGGACCGCTCGATCGACCGTCCCGGCGACTTCATCCGCACGAACATCGTCGGCACGTTCGAACTTCTCGAAGCAGCCCGGATCGCCCTGAGCGGCGGTTCCGCAGAGGAGAGGGCCGCGTTCCGGTTCATCCATGTGTCGACTGACGAGGTGTTCGGCAGCCTCGGCGACGAAGGACGGTTCCACGAACAGACACCCTACGATCCGAGTTCGCCGTACTCCGCGTCCAAGGCCGCCGCCGATCACCTCGTGCGCGCCTACTGGCGCACGTACGGTCTGCCCGCGATCGTGACCAACTGCTCGAACAACTACGGTCCATATCAGTATCCGGAGAAGCTGATTCCGGTGATGATCCTGAACGCGATCGAGGGACTCCCGCTGCCGATCTACGGCGAGGGCAGGAACGTCCGGGACTGGTTGCACGTCGACGATCACGGTGCCGGTCTGCTCTCAGTGCTGAGGCGTGGCGAACCGGGCCAGAGCTACAACCTGGGGGGCGACGAGGAACGAACGAACCTCGAAGTCGTGGAGGCTGTCTGTGCGGCGGTGGAGGCGGAGGTCCCGGCGGAACGAAACGCCGCGCTTGCCGCTAAGGGGATCGGCAGCTATCGGGAACTGATGACCTTCGTCGAAGATCGACCGGGTCACGATCATCGCTACGCGATCGATGCCTCGAAGGTGCGGCGCGAACTGGATTGGAGGCCGCGGCACGATTTCGAGACCGGGCTGCGCGAGACGGTGCGATGGTATCTGGAGCACCGCGAGTGGTGCGAAGCGGTGGCCCTTGGGGCGTCCAGGACCCGGATGGGGACACAGGCCCGCCTGACGGCTGCGACATGA
- a CDS encoding VCBS repeat-containing protein produces the protein MRTGPTGVVAWVASALLPTLTGAGESDVVFVDATKSAGLDFRHWNGMSGQLYYPEVVGAGAALFDYDNDGDLDLYLVQGNLLGADGDPGRATVPWAGDWPPRDRLYRNDLQPGEDGATVRLVDVTAESGIEATGYGMGVVASDLDNDGWIDLYVLNLGANQLWRNEGDGTFSDRTEPSGTGDARWSIAAAAADYDGDLDLDLFVVNYLNFSLVTHKTCLTERGEVDYCLPGAYQPVPDLLLRNDGSARFEDATADAGLTSVRPGNGLGVLAADLDLDGRLDFYVANDLMPNHLWINAGDGALVEEGLISGAALNADGEAEASMGVAGGDYDGDGDFDLFLTHFNRETNTLYRNDSEPGAPTFRDRTNAAALARPSWDATSFGTAFVDLDHDGWLDLAVVNGAVTFAAGRPRTEDDPFPLDQPNQAFLNVTGGSAGRRFDPAPAGILDGAAPLVSRGLATGDIDNDGDTDLIITNNNGPARLLLNQGAAGDDWIGLAPRLDAAHGHRPASGVTVRIHRGAASPLVRLAGSSGSYTSSGDPRITVSPAGAEVSRVEVQWPDGRVEEWPAPPPAAYTDLVRGTGRWTDGREEDEE, from the coding sequence ATGAGAACGGGGCCCACCGGCGTCGTCGCGTGGGTGGCGTCAGCGCTTCTGCCCACCCTCACCGGGGCAGGAGAGAGCGACGTGGTCTTCGTCGACGCAACAAAGAGCGCCGGCCTCGACTTCCGACACTGGAACGGCATGAGCGGCCAGCTCTACTATCCCGAAGTCGTGGGCGCCGGCGCGGCGCTCTTCGACTACGACAACGACGGTGACCTCGACCTCTACCTGGTCCAGGGCAACCTGCTGGGCGCGGACGGGGATCCCGGTCGGGCAACCGTTCCCTGGGCCGGCGACTGGCCGCCCCGCGATCGCCTCTATCGCAACGACCTCCAACCCGGAGAGGACGGCGCGACCGTCCGCCTGGTCGACGTCACCGCCGAGAGCGGTATCGAGGCCACGGGCTACGGCATGGGCGTTGTGGCCTCCGACCTCGACAACGACGGCTGGATCGATCTCTACGTGCTCAACCTCGGCGCCAACCAGCTCTGGCGAAACGAGGGCGACGGTACGTTCAGCGATCGGACCGAGCCGAGCGGCACCGGCGACGCGCGCTGGAGCATCGCGGCCGCCGCCGCTGACTATGACGGCGACCTCGATCTCGACCTGTTCGTCGTCAACTACCTGAACTTCTCGCTGGTCACCCACAAGACCTGCCTTACAGAGCGCGGCGAAGTCGACTACTGCCTGCCCGGCGCCTACCAGCCCGTCCCCGATCTCCTGCTACGCAACGACGGCTCCGCTCGTTTCGAGGACGCGACGGCAGACGCCGGCCTGACTTCGGTTCGACCCGGCAACGGCCTGGGCGTCCTCGCCGCCGATCTGGACCTCGACGGCCGTCTCGACTTCTACGTCGCCAACGACCTCATGCCCAACCACCTTTGGATCAACGCCGGAGACGGCGCCCTGGTCGAAGAAGGCCTGATCAGCGGTGCTGCCCTCAACGCGGACGGCGAAGCCGAGGCCAGCATGGGCGTCGCCGGCGGCGACTACGACGGTGACGGCGACTTCGATCTCTTCCTGACCCACTTCAACCGGGAGACGAACACCCTCTACCGGAACGACTCGGAACCCGGCGCACCCACCTTCCGGGACCGCACGAACGCGGCGGCACTGGCTCGACCGAGTTGGGACGCGACTTCCTTCGGCACCGCCTTCGTCGATCTCGACCACGACGGCTGGCTCGACCTTGCGGTGGTCAACGGCGCCGTGACGTTCGCGGCCGGCAGACCGCGCACGGAGGACGACCCCTTCCCCCTGGATCAACCGAATCAGGCGTTTCTGAACGTGACCGGAGGTTCCGCTGGGCGCCGCTTCGATCCGGCGCCGGCGGGCATCCTGGACGGTGCCGCACCCCTGGTAAGCCGCGGCCTTGCGACCGGTGACATCGACAACGACGGTGACACCGATCTGATCATCACGAACAACAACGGACCCGCAAGACTGCTGCTCAACCAGGGGGCTGCCGGCGACGACTGGATCGGTCTGGCGCCGCGCCTGGACGCCGCGCACGGCCACCGACCGGCATCGGGCGTCACCGTGCGCATCCACCGCGGCGCGGCTTCGCCGCTCGTCCGCCTGGCAGGCTCGAGCGGCAGTTACACGTCGTCGGGAGACCCCCGGATCACGGTGAGTCCTGCCGGCGCCGAAGTGTCGCGCGTAGAAGTCCAGTGGCCGGACGGAAGGGTCGAGGAGTGGCCGGCGCCACCCCCGGCGGCTTACACTGACCTCGTCCGAGGCACGGGTCGATGGACCGATGGACGGGAAGAAGACGAAGAATGA